From the Acidovorax sp. NCPPB 3576 genome, the window CAGCAGCGAGGTCTGCTGCCGGTTGTCTTTGCGGGTGGCGGCCGTGTACAGGAAGGTCTGAGCGCCGCCTTCCAGCGCGGAGTCCACGCTTTCCAGCGCGATGTTGCGGTTGGCGAAGTGCAGGAAGACGAACGCCACCACCTGGACGATGATCAGCGCCGGGACCAGCAGCATCAAGAGCTTTCTGGTGGAAGCGTTCGCCAGCGTCTTCTTCATGGATGAAAGCCCCCTCCTGAAAATGATGGAATGGAAGGCCGGCCGTCGTTGCGGTCACTGACCTTGGATTCTTGTCATGCGCCTGCTCTGCAGAGTCAGGCATGCGCCTTGTTCTTCGCGGTGCCTCTTCAGGACACTTCAACTCATGCCGTTGCGCGCGTGTGCCCAGCAAAGCGCTTCGGCCCCGCCGCCCGCTTGCTCGGGCAACATCCCCGCAATCGCTCCCAGCAAGCGGGTTTGGCTTGTGCGTAGCCAGTATAGGGTGGCGCTTCCCGGCTGGCGCATCGGTGCAGCGCGATCAACGCGATGGGCCACTCCCCTTTCCCGGCGATCCGAGCCGCGCGCCTTTCGCATAAAGTGGCTGCATGAGCGACTCCCACCCTTACACCCGTTCGCTGAATCTGTTGGGCGCCACCAATTTCCGCGACCTGGGGGGCTACCCGGGCGAGCAGGGCCGGCCCGTGCGCTGGCGCCGTTTGTTTCGCTCCGACCACCTGGCTGCGCTGACCCCGGAAGATGCGCAGACGCTGGCGGCGCTGGGCCTGGCGCGGGCCGTGGACTTCCGTGGCGAACACGAGCGCGCCACGCTGGCCTATGTGCTGCCCGACGTGGCTTACTACCCGCTGTCCATCGAGCCCACGGTGGTGCAGCGTGCCAAGGAAATGGCGCTGTCGGGCCACACGCTCACGCCAGAGATCGCGATGGAGTTGATGCGCGACACCTATCGCGCTTTCGTCGCGCACAACACCCGCGAATTCGCCACGCTGTTCGAACACCTGCTGGAAGACCACACGCCGCTGGTCTTCCATTGCACCGCCGGCAAGGACCGCACGGGCTTTGCGGCGGCGCTCATCCTGCTGGCGCTTGGCGTGCCGCGCGAGGTGGTCATGCAGGACTACCTGCTCACCAACGGGCTGTACCGCCGGCCCGCGCAGGTGAACGGGGCTGCGCCCGAAGCGGTGCTGAACGTGCTGTGGCGCGTGCAGCAGGATTTTCTCGAAGCGGCCCTGCAGGCCGTGGATGCGGACCATGGCGGCGTGCTGCAGTACCTGGAGCAGCGGCTGGGGGTGGGTCCCAGCGAACGCAAGCGTCTGGCGCAGTGGTATCTGGAGCCCTGATCGGCGCGTCGCCGGCAACCGCAGGTCCCAAGGGGCCCAGGCATGAAAAAGCCGGCAACGGGTGCCGGCTTTTTCGATGCCGCAGTGCCAGGCACTGCGGCCCATCGGCGGTTTAGGCCGTTGCGTCCTTGAGCTTCTTCAGCGCGCGGGTCTTGATCTTGACCGATGCGGGCTTGGCGGGGAACCAGCGCTCGGCACCCGTGAACGGGTCCTTGCCGAAGCGCTTTTTCTTGGCGGCCACTTGCTGCAGGCCGATCTTCATCAGGCCGGGCAGCGTGAATTCGCCGGAGCCCTTCTTGTGCACCGAAGCCAGGATGGCCGATTCCAGCGCTGCGAGCACGGCCTTGGCGGCCTTGGGCTCGACGCCGGCCTGCTGCGCCAGGTGGGCGATCAGCGAGGTCTTCGTGAACACTTCCTTCAGCGGCTTGAGCGCTGCGGGGGCTGCCTTGGCGGCGACCGGGGCCTTGGCCTTGGGGGCGGCGGCTTTCTTGGCGGGAGCTGCGGCCTTCTTCACGGGAGCGGCTTTCTTGGCCGGTGCTGCGACCTTCTTGGCCACGGGGGCTGCAGCCTTCTTGGCTGCGGGGGCCGCCTTCTTTGCAGGAGCGGTGGTTTTCTTTGCAGTTGCCATGGTGTTGGTATTTCTCGGAAAAAGTGGTGAACATTCCAGCATGCTGGTCGCCGGATTCTAGGGGGTTTGCATCCACGGGCGCGGGCCG encodes:
- a CDS encoding HU family DNA-binding protein, encoding MATAKKTTAPAKKAAPAAKKAAAPVAKKVAAPAKKAAPVKKAAAPAKKAAAPKAKAPVAAKAAPAALKPLKEVFTKTSLIAHLAQQAGVEPKAAKAVLAALESAILASVHKKGSGEFTLPGLMKIGLQQVAAKKKRFGKDPFTGAERWFPAKPASVKIKTRALKKLKDATA
- a CDS encoding tyrosine-protein phosphatase codes for the protein MSDSHPYTRSLNLLGATNFRDLGGYPGEQGRPVRWRRLFRSDHLAALTPEDAQTLAALGLARAVDFRGEHERATLAYVLPDVAYYPLSIEPTVVQRAKEMALSGHTLTPEIAMELMRDTYRAFVAHNTREFATLFEHLLEDHTPLVFHCTAGKDRTGFAAALILLALGVPREVVMQDYLLTNGLYRRPAQVNGAAPEAVLNVLWRVQQDFLEAALQAVDADHGGVLQYLEQRLGVGPSERKRLAQWYLEP